The following proteins are encoded in a genomic region of Candidatus Zixiibacteriota bacterium:
- a CDS encoding SdpI family protein — protein MRWNVKREIFPFVIITLFVTLSIYFYPILQERIPSHFNLNGIPDKYSPKLHVVWFNLGLAAFIYLLLTFIPFIDPFWKRIQNKYNVFLMFRDFALLFFLFFYVLELFSAKAGRFERSVYGVGFGLLFIFLGNYLPKLPRNFFFGIRSPWTLASEIVWKKTHILSGWLFVLAGIIIIILSLLKVNLFFSLVVILVPVILYTSIIYPLYLYKKLQKGENKNVPEL, from the coding sequence ATGAGATGGAACGTAAAGAGAGAGATTTTTCCCTTTGTCATCATTACACTGTTTGTAACCCTGTCGATCTATTTTTACCCGATTTTGCAGGAAAGAATTCCTTCACATTTTAATCTCAATGGAATACCGGATAAGTACTCACCAAAATTGCACGTGGTCTGGTTTAATTTAGGCTTAGCAGCATTCATTTACCTGCTTTTGACCTTTATCCCTTTCATCGATCCTTTTTGGAAAAGGATTCAGAACAAGTATAATGTCTTCCTGATGTTTCGAGATTTTGCCCTTCTTTTTTTCCTGTTCTTCTACGTGCTGGAGCTTTTCTCTGCGAAGGCCGGAAGGTTTGAAAGAAGCGTATACGGGGTTGGTTTTGGACTTCTGTTCATATTTCTGGGCAATTATCTTCCAAAACTCCCCCGGAATTTCTTTTTTGGTATTCGCTCTCCGTGGACTTTAGCCTCGGAGATAGTTTGGAAGAAAACTCATATACTCTCTGGCTGGCTTTTTGTTCTGGCCGGGATAATCATAATCATCCTCTCTCTTTTAAAAGTAAACCTGTTCTTTAGCCTGGTTGTAATTCTTGTTCCGGTTATCTTGTACACCAGTATTATTTATCCGTTGTACCTTTACAAAAAACTTCAAAAGGGTGAGAATAAGAATGTTCCTGAATTGTGA
- a CDS encoding autorepressor SdpR family transcription factor produces the protein MSELFKAFSDPTRREIMDLLKQKDQTPSEILEKIEVSQPTLSHHLDILKRANLITGEREGQFIKYSLNMSVFQMAIEYMTKFIKRR, from the coding sequence TTGAGTGAACTGTTTAAGGCCTTTTCTGACCCCACCCGGAGAGAGATTATGGACCTGCTCAAGCAGAAGGACCAGACCCCTTCGGAGATACTGGAGAAAATCGAGGTCAGCCAGCCTACACTTTCCCATCACCTGGATATCCTGAAGAGGGCAAATCTGATCACCGGGGAAAGAGAAGGGCAATTCATAAAATATTCGCTTAATATGAGCGTTTTCCAGATGGCGATTGAATATATGACTAAATTTATCAAGAGGAGGTAA